A single region of the Thunnus maccoyii chromosome 10, fThuMac1.1, whole genome shotgun sequence genome encodes:
- the si:dkeyp-84f3.9 gene encoding zinc finger protein 62 homolog isoform X3: protein MERIQLKIPEGKRCSEEDLDSRWGEEMKATDLTEPPPESHSRKSDGPANTETGSETNWQQSKHIPPDVGMEAKSQMTSASVCSSTTDSHGQPVEVRRKKRGRPRKIKNVLTEDEKETDSAGLDEVQHKEVSTTIPLPTCLENHNRDDVPNTVDGPLINNLPHNEMSGLHTVSDGKPEEDVPVLPKRRRGRPKKTEIAAFKNMVAKAAAASAPVAPSHANNVSGPARRLRSRGEQHPLTQDGNTESEVKVHPKQTEISPAAASSSKFQGTKRRRPKLQIEQQIPAKVSKLDVSQEASPVLSNDTGCGEKVETDKQVEMNTDKQEADTDGKGSQRSPQSEERQQQQPKLKESALPQRKLRSQPAAEPEVIPSECTNSADLVSPIQSDDPEIKQSVDMNGSGESQSQSSLDSPKSPNLPQNTEPGTTDVVMSSEQPPKPVEIPSAVKVENIEVEVDHLNPLSKSDNPTPLQHSASTPVKSEGPNNRQNTFRRKRGGKRRRRISNVLLQREDKGSGDTQQETDCGDTNKEATSNVLYTKKGGKTLLKCGYCGRTFKFLSQFIIHQRIHTGERPFKCPECGKGFSKNSNLNLHLKTHRKSNIYQKCPYCKIKFSCSEYSDHMKMHAHQLDQDAEINKSETRSRSNDRAKSQVHRRSVSPEKRESKVCQYCGKTFPFQSALIRHVRVHTGEKPYKCDICGKAFGQAYFLRVHELTHWSVKRYNCTGCEKSFTHYSNAKNHTCRPSRSGDDLQPSRQAAKPSLTYTCHICKNVIDNLQEFNSHMRAHTGAKLYRCLYCDKLFGVLSEFNAHHSQCRGERNASSSTIKGEETMSLIQYTVPALRCSTGHNSASITAENNETQKKQSSQIRRKKRFANLKKPFQSTVIPAHHLSHFVSKLNKLDNRSDPRKYLCPSCGRLFRHMGRLRAHMLTHARGQSYTCACCGKTLENWKKLWHHQRIHRQRRGRFMCPQCGEGFRFVEPYKKHMSEHPEFQWIQSRPKKVFLPYQCEQCRSSFKTLDLLFSHQLCHSSTQDMHKDTDFDLSIDDQCTQPNKRVFSPSTNNHIATLRPEAEEENYIPVSSVQTDNSPLSPLSKYPDPLPQESPLAPMISFVQHQDLDLGKTAQHSVIQDKETSHDRTDENAFEKPITPLRTVKRHVSQNASISNEGSSEGVKCAVCGNAYPAISDLYHHYLQHARGQV from the exons ATGGAGAGGATACAACTCAAG aTACCTGAAGGCAAGAGATGCAGTGAGGAAGACCTGGACTCCAGGTggggagaggaaatgaaagcaaCAGACCTCACTGAACCTCCACCTGAATCTCACTCCCGCAAATCTGATGGACCTGCTAACACTGAAACAGGCAGCGAAACAAACTGGCAACAGAGCAAGCACATACCGCCAGATGTAGGGATGGAAGCAAAGTCTCAAATGACATCTGCGAGTGTGTGCAGCTCCACGACAGATAGTCATGGACAGCCTGTGGAGGTTCGCAGAAAAAAACGTGGGCGCCCTcgaaaaatcaaaaatgtgttgactgaagatgaaaaagaaacagattcTGCTGGTCTTGATGAAGTTCAACATAAGGAAGTCAGCACTACAATACCGTTGCCAACATGCTTAGAAAACCACAACAGAGATGATGTGCCTAACACCGTAGATGGTcccttaatcaataatttacCTCATAATGAGATGTCTGGTCTTCATACTGTTTCTGATGGCAAACCAGAAGAGGATGTCCCTGTGTtgccaaaaagaagaagaggaagaccaaaaaaaacagaaatagcagcttttaaaaacatggttgctaaggctgctgctgccagtgCCCCTGTTGCTCCTTCTCATGCTAATAATGTTAGTGGTCCTGCGCGGAGACTGAGGAGTAGAGGAGAACAACACCCTTTGACACAAGATGGAAATACTGAATCCGAGGTTAAGGTACACCCAAAGCAAACTGAAATTTCTCCTGCAGCAGCAAGTAGTTCAAAATTTCAAGGTACTAAAAGAAGAAGACCTAAGTTGCAGATTGAGCAGCAAATTCCAGCTAAAGTTTCCAAACTTGACGTTTCCCAGGAGGCTTCGCCAGTGTTGAGCAATGACACGGGCTGTGGGGAGAAAGTGGAGACAGATAAGCAGGTGGAAATGAATACTGACAAACAGGAGGCTGACACAGATGGAAAGGGAAGTCAGCGCTCCCCGCAGTCTGAAGaaagacaacaacagcagcCAAAACTAAAGGAAAGTGCATTACCACAAAGAAAACTGCGTTCCCAGCCAGCAGCTGAGCCTGAAGTTATTCCTTCAGAGTGTACAAACAGTGCAGATTTGGTAAGCCCCATTCAAAGTGATGACCCAGAAATAAAGCAGTCAGTGGACATGAATGGCAGTGGGGAGTCACAGTCACAGAGCAGCCTTGACTCTCCAAAGAGCCCAAACCTTCCACAGAATACAGAGCCTGGTACCACTGATgttgtaatgtcctctgaacAACCACCCAAACCTGTTGAGATCCCCTCTGCTGTAAAAGTGGAGAATATAGAGGTAGAGGTGGATCATTTAAATCCTTTGTCAAAGTCAGATAATCCCACACCTTTACAACACAGTGCCAGCACTCCAGTTAAATCTGAGGGTCCAAACAATCGGCAAAATACTTTCAGGCGCAAGAGAGGCGgcaagagaaggaggagaataAGCAATGTTTTGTTACAAAGAGAGGATAAAGGCAGCGGTGACACCCAACAAGAAACAGACTGTGGTGACACAAACAAGGAGGccacctcaaatgtcttgtacaccaaaaaaggggggaaaactCTGTTGAAATGTGGTTACTGTGGTCGCACATTTAAATTTCTGTCTCAGTTCATTATCCATCAGCGCATTCATACAGGAGAGAGGCCTTTTAAATGCCCTGAGTGTGGCAAAGGTTTTAGCAAAAATTCCAACTTAAATCTTCATCTCAAGACACATAGAAAGAGCAATATATATCAAAAATGTCCATATTGCAAGATCAAATTCTCTTGCTCTGAGTATTCAGATCACATGAAGATGCACGCTCATCAGCTGGACCAAGACGCTGAGATCAATAAATCAGAGACACGGAGCAGAAGCAACGACCGTGCCAAGAGTCAGGTACATCGCAGATCAGTTTCcccagaaaagagagaaagtaaagTGTGTCAGTACTGTGGTAAAACGTTCCCATTTCAGTCTGCCCTCATAAGACACGTGCGTGTCCACACGGGGGAGAAGCCTTATAAATGTGATATATGCGGCAAAGCCTTTGGTCAGGCGTATTTCCTTCGTGTGCACGAGTTGACGCACTGGTCTGTGAAGCGTTACAACTGCACAGGTTGTGAGAAATCATTCACTCATTATAGCAATGCAAAAAATCATACATGTAGACCTTCACGAAGCGGTGACGACTTACAGCCCAGCAGACAGGCAGCAAAGCCTTCACTAACATACACATGCCACATCTGCAAGAATGTTATCGACAATTTACAGGAGTTCAACAGTCACATGAGAGCCCACACTGGTGCAAAGCTTTATCGCTGTTTGTATTGTGACAAGCTTTTTGGTGTGCTGTCTGAATTTAATGCCCATCACAGCCaatgcagaggagagagaaacgCCTCGAGTTCTACAATCAAGGGGGAAGAGACAATGTCATTAATACAGTACACAGTGCCCGCGCTTAGATGTTCAACAGGACACAATTCAGCCTCCatcacagctgaaaataatgaaacacaaaaaaaacagtcctCACAGATTCGCCGCAAGAAACGCTTTGCTAACTTAAAGAAACCGTTCCAGTCAACAGTCATACCAGCTCATCATCTCTcacattttgtgtcaaagttaAACAAACTAGATAACCGATCGGACCCCAGGAAATATTTATGCCCAAGCTGTGGGCGGCTGTTTAGACACATGGGCAGACTCCGAGCCCACATGCTCACTCACGCTCGTGGTCAGAGTTACACTTGTGCCTGTTGTGGTAAGACCCTTGAGAACTGGAAAAAACTGTGGCATCATCAGAGAATCCATCGACAGCGGCGCGGCCGCTTCATGTGTCCTCAGTGCGGTGAAGGGTTTCGATTTGTGGAGCCttacaaaaaacacatgagCGAGCACCCGGAGTTCCAGTGGATTCAGTCGAGGCCCAAGAAAGTGTTTCTGCCTTATCAGTGTGAGCAGTGCAGAAGCAGCTTTAAGACTTTAGACTTGCTGTTCAGTCACCAGCTTTGTCATTCCTCAACGCAAGACATGCACAAGGACACTGATTTCGATTTATCGATAGATGATCAATGTACACAACCTAACAAGAGAGTGTTTAGCCCTTCCACGAATAACCATATAGCAACATTACGTCCTGAGGCTGAAGAAGAAAACTACATCCCCGTGTCATCTGTCCAAACTGACAACTCTCCTCTGAGCCCCTTATCCAAATATCCAGACCCACTTCCCCAAGAGTCCCCTCTGGCACCCATGATTTCCTTTGTCCAACATCAGGATCTTGATTTGGGTAAAACTGCGCAGCATTCTGTGATCCAAGATAAAGAAACCAGTCATGACagaacagatgaaaatgcatttgaaaaacCGATTACACCTTTGAGAACTGTGAAAAGACACGTATCCCAAAATGCCAGCATATCAAATGAAGGGTCATCAGAAGGTGTTAAGTGCGCTGTGTGTGGTAACGCTTATCCTGCCATTTCAGACCTTTATCACCATTATTTGCAGCATGCCAGAGGCCAGGTGTAA
- the si:dkeyp-84f3.9 gene encoding zinc finger protein 62 homolog isoform X1: protein MERIQLKTLDMGSKMSFSRGSSDQNRVSELTSVTSHPRNSFHVSTDCKQIPEGKRCSEEDLDSRWGEEMKATDLTEPPPESHSRKSDGPANTETGSETNWQQSKHIPPDVGMEAKSQMTSASVCSSTTDSHGQPVEVRRKKRGRPRKIKNVLTEDEKETDSAGLDEVQHKEVSTTIPLPTCLENHNRDDVPNTVDGPLINNLPHNEMSGLHTVSDGKPEEDVPVLPKRRRGRPKKTEIAAFKNMVAKAAAASAPVAPSHANNVSGPARRLRSRGEQHPLTQDGNTESEVKVHPKQTEISPAAASSSKFQGTKRRRPKLQIEQQIPAKVSKLDVSQEASPVLSNDTGCGEKVETDKQVEMNTDKQEADTDGKGSQRSPQSEERQQQQPKLKESALPQRKLRSQPAAEPEVIPSECTNSADLVSPIQSDDPEIKQSVDMNGSGESQSQSSLDSPKSPNLPQNTEPGTTDVVMSSEQPPKPVEIPSAVKVENIEVEVDHLNPLSKSDNPTPLQHSASTPVKSEGPNNRQNTFRRKRGGKRRRRISNVLLQREDKGSGDTQQETDCGDTNKEATSNVLYTKKGGKTLLKCGYCGRTFKFLSQFIIHQRIHTGERPFKCPECGKGFSKNSNLNLHLKTHRKSNIYQKCPYCKIKFSCSEYSDHMKMHAHQLDQDAEINKSETRSRSNDRAKSQVHRRSVSPEKRESKVCQYCGKTFPFQSALIRHVRVHTGEKPYKCDICGKAFGQAYFLRVHELTHWSVKRYNCTGCEKSFTHYSNAKNHTCRPSRSGDDLQPSRQAAKPSLTYTCHICKNVIDNLQEFNSHMRAHTGAKLYRCLYCDKLFGVLSEFNAHHSQCRGERNASSSTIKGEETMSLIQYTVPALRCSTGHNSASITAENNETQKKQSSQIRRKKRFANLKKPFQSTVIPAHHLSHFVSKLNKLDNRSDPRKYLCPSCGRLFRHMGRLRAHMLTHARGQSYTCACCGKTLENWKKLWHHQRIHRQRRGRFMCPQCGEGFRFVEPYKKHMSEHPEFQWIQSRPKKVFLPYQCEQCRSSFKTLDLLFSHQLCHSSTQDMHKDTDFDLSIDDQCTQPNKRVFSPSTNNHIATLRPEAEEENYIPVSSVQTDNSPLSPLSKYPDPLPQESPLAPMISFVQHQDLDLGKTAQHSVIQDKETSHDRTDENAFEKPITPLRTVKRHVSQNASISNEGSSEGVKCAVCGNAYPAISDLYHHYLQHARGQV from the exons ATGGAGAGGATACAACTCAAG ACTCTTGACATGGGGAGTAAAATGTCCTTCAGCAGAGGGAGCAGTGACCAAAATAGAGTTTCTGAATTAACATCTGTGACATCGCATCCTCGTAATTCCTTTCATGTTTCTACGGACTGCAAACAG aTACCTGAAGGCAAGAGATGCAGTGAGGAAGACCTGGACTCCAGGTggggagaggaaatgaaagcaaCAGACCTCACTGAACCTCCACCTGAATCTCACTCCCGCAAATCTGATGGACCTGCTAACACTGAAACAGGCAGCGAAACAAACTGGCAACAGAGCAAGCACATACCGCCAGATGTAGGGATGGAAGCAAAGTCTCAAATGACATCTGCGAGTGTGTGCAGCTCCACGACAGATAGTCATGGACAGCCTGTGGAGGTTCGCAGAAAAAAACGTGGGCGCCCTcgaaaaatcaaaaatgtgttgactgaagatgaaaaagaaacagattcTGCTGGTCTTGATGAAGTTCAACATAAGGAAGTCAGCACTACAATACCGTTGCCAACATGCTTAGAAAACCACAACAGAGATGATGTGCCTAACACCGTAGATGGTcccttaatcaataatttacCTCATAATGAGATGTCTGGTCTTCATACTGTTTCTGATGGCAAACCAGAAGAGGATGTCCCTGTGTtgccaaaaagaagaagaggaagaccaaaaaaaacagaaatagcagcttttaaaaacatggttgctaaggctgctgctgccagtgCCCCTGTTGCTCCTTCTCATGCTAATAATGTTAGTGGTCCTGCGCGGAGACTGAGGAGTAGAGGAGAACAACACCCTTTGACACAAGATGGAAATACTGAATCCGAGGTTAAGGTACACCCAAAGCAAACTGAAATTTCTCCTGCAGCAGCAAGTAGTTCAAAATTTCAAGGTACTAAAAGAAGAAGACCTAAGTTGCAGATTGAGCAGCAAATTCCAGCTAAAGTTTCCAAACTTGACGTTTCCCAGGAGGCTTCGCCAGTGTTGAGCAATGACACGGGCTGTGGGGAGAAAGTGGAGACAGATAAGCAGGTGGAAATGAATACTGACAAACAGGAGGCTGACACAGATGGAAAGGGAAGTCAGCGCTCCCCGCAGTCTGAAGaaagacaacaacagcagcCAAAACTAAAGGAAAGTGCATTACCACAAAGAAAACTGCGTTCCCAGCCAGCAGCTGAGCCTGAAGTTATTCCTTCAGAGTGTACAAACAGTGCAGATTTGGTAAGCCCCATTCAAAGTGATGACCCAGAAATAAAGCAGTCAGTGGACATGAATGGCAGTGGGGAGTCACAGTCACAGAGCAGCCTTGACTCTCCAAAGAGCCCAAACCTTCCACAGAATACAGAGCCTGGTACCACTGATgttgtaatgtcctctgaacAACCACCCAAACCTGTTGAGATCCCCTCTGCTGTAAAAGTGGAGAATATAGAGGTAGAGGTGGATCATTTAAATCCTTTGTCAAAGTCAGATAATCCCACACCTTTACAACACAGTGCCAGCACTCCAGTTAAATCTGAGGGTCCAAACAATCGGCAAAATACTTTCAGGCGCAAGAGAGGCGgcaagagaaggaggagaataAGCAATGTTTTGTTACAAAGAGAGGATAAAGGCAGCGGTGACACCCAACAAGAAACAGACTGTGGTGACACAAACAAGGAGGccacctcaaatgtcttgtacaccaaaaaaggggggaaaactCTGTTGAAATGTGGTTACTGTGGTCGCACATTTAAATTTCTGTCTCAGTTCATTATCCATCAGCGCATTCATACAGGAGAGAGGCCTTTTAAATGCCCTGAGTGTGGCAAAGGTTTTAGCAAAAATTCCAACTTAAATCTTCATCTCAAGACACATAGAAAGAGCAATATATATCAAAAATGTCCATATTGCAAGATCAAATTCTCTTGCTCTGAGTATTCAGATCACATGAAGATGCACGCTCATCAGCTGGACCAAGACGCTGAGATCAATAAATCAGAGACACGGAGCAGAAGCAACGACCGTGCCAAGAGTCAGGTACATCGCAGATCAGTTTCcccagaaaagagagaaagtaaagTGTGTCAGTACTGTGGTAAAACGTTCCCATTTCAGTCTGCCCTCATAAGACACGTGCGTGTCCACACGGGGGAGAAGCCTTATAAATGTGATATATGCGGCAAAGCCTTTGGTCAGGCGTATTTCCTTCGTGTGCACGAGTTGACGCACTGGTCTGTGAAGCGTTACAACTGCACAGGTTGTGAGAAATCATTCACTCATTATAGCAATGCAAAAAATCATACATGTAGACCTTCACGAAGCGGTGACGACTTACAGCCCAGCAGACAGGCAGCAAAGCCTTCACTAACATACACATGCCACATCTGCAAGAATGTTATCGACAATTTACAGGAGTTCAACAGTCACATGAGAGCCCACACTGGTGCAAAGCTTTATCGCTGTTTGTATTGTGACAAGCTTTTTGGTGTGCTGTCTGAATTTAATGCCCATCACAGCCaatgcagaggagagagaaacgCCTCGAGTTCTACAATCAAGGGGGAAGAGACAATGTCATTAATACAGTACACAGTGCCCGCGCTTAGATGTTCAACAGGACACAATTCAGCCTCCatcacagctgaaaataatgaaacacaaaaaaaacagtcctCACAGATTCGCCGCAAGAAACGCTTTGCTAACTTAAAGAAACCGTTCCAGTCAACAGTCATACCAGCTCATCATCTCTcacattttgtgtcaaagttaAACAAACTAGATAACCGATCGGACCCCAGGAAATATTTATGCCCAAGCTGTGGGCGGCTGTTTAGACACATGGGCAGACTCCGAGCCCACATGCTCACTCACGCTCGTGGTCAGAGTTACACTTGTGCCTGTTGTGGTAAGACCCTTGAGAACTGGAAAAAACTGTGGCATCATCAGAGAATCCATCGACAGCGGCGCGGCCGCTTCATGTGTCCTCAGTGCGGTGAAGGGTTTCGATTTGTGGAGCCttacaaaaaacacatgagCGAGCACCCGGAGTTCCAGTGGATTCAGTCGAGGCCCAAGAAAGTGTTTCTGCCTTATCAGTGTGAGCAGTGCAGAAGCAGCTTTAAGACTTTAGACTTGCTGTTCAGTCACCAGCTTTGTCATTCCTCAACGCAAGACATGCACAAGGACACTGATTTCGATTTATCGATAGATGATCAATGTACACAACCTAACAAGAGAGTGTTTAGCCCTTCCACGAATAACCATATAGCAACATTACGTCCTGAGGCTGAAGAAGAAAACTACATCCCCGTGTCATCTGTCCAAACTGACAACTCTCCTCTGAGCCCCTTATCCAAATATCCAGACCCACTTCCCCAAGAGTCCCCTCTGGCACCCATGATTTCCTTTGTCCAACATCAGGATCTTGATTTGGGTAAAACTGCGCAGCATTCTGTGATCCAAGATAAAGAAACCAGTCATGACagaacagatgaaaatgcatttgaaaaacCGATTACACCTTTGAGAACTGTGAAAAGACACGTATCCCAAAATGCCAGCATATCAAATGAAGGGTCATCAGAAGGTGTTAAGTGCGCTGTGTGTGGTAACGCTTATCCTGCCATTTCAGACCTTTATCACCATTATTTGCAGCATGCCAGAGGCCAGGTGTAA
- the si:dkeyp-84f3.9 gene encoding zinc finger protein 62 homolog isoform X2 has product MGSKMSFSRGSSDQNRVSELTSVTSHPRNSFHVSTDCKQIPEGKRCSEEDLDSRWGEEMKATDLTEPPPESHSRKSDGPANTETGSETNWQQSKHIPPDVGMEAKSQMTSASVCSSTTDSHGQPVEVRRKKRGRPRKIKNVLTEDEKETDSAGLDEVQHKEVSTTIPLPTCLENHNRDDVPNTVDGPLINNLPHNEMSGLHTVSDGKPEEDVPVLPKRRRGRPKKTEIAAFKNMVAKAAAASAPVAPSHANNVSGPARRLRSRGEQHPLTQDGNTESEVKVHPKQTEISPAAASSSKFQGTKRRRPKLQIEQQIPAKVSKLDVSQEASPVLSNDTGCGEKVETDKQVEMNTDKQEADTDGKGSQRSPQSEERQQQQPKLKESALPQRKLRSQPAAEPEVIPSECTNSADLVSPIQSDDPEIKQSVDMNGSGESQSQSSLDSPKSPNLPQNTEPGTTDVVMSSEQPPKPVEIPSAVKVENIEVEVDHLNPLSKSDNPTPLQHSASTPVKSEGPNNRQNTFRRKRGGKRRRRISNVLLQREDKGSGDTQQETDCGDTNKEATSNVLYTKKGGKTLLKCGYCGRTFKFLSQFIIHQRIHTGERPFKCPECGKGFSKNSNLNLHLKTHRKSNIYQKCPYCKIKFSCSEYSDHMKMHAHQLDQDAEINKSETRSRSNDRAKSQVHRRSVSPEKRESKVCQYCGKTFPFQSALIRHVRVHTGEKPYKCDICGKAFGQAYFLRVHELTHWSVKRYNCTGCEKSFTHYSNAKNHTCRPSRSGDDLQPSRQAAKPSLTYTCHICKNVIDNLQEFNSHMRAHTGAKLYRCLYCDKLFGVLSEFNAHHSQCRGERNASSSTIKGEETMSLIQYTVPALRCSTGHNSASITAENNETQKKQSSQIRRKKRFANLKKPFQSTVIPAHHLSHFVSKLNKLDNRSDPRKYLCPSCGRLFRHMGRLRAHMLTHARGQSYTCACCGKTLENWKKLWHHQRIHRQRRGRFMCPQCGEGFRFVEPYKKHMSEHPEFQWIQSRPKKVFLPYQCEQCRSSFKTLDLLFSHQLCHSSTQDMHKDTDFDLSIDDQCTQPNKRVFSPSTNNHIATLRPEAEEENYIPVSSVQTDNSPLSPLSKYPDPLPQESPLAPMISFVQHQDLDLGKTAQHSVIQDKETSHDRTDENAFEKPITPLRTVKRHVSQNASISNEGSSEGVKCAVCGNAYPAISDLYHHYLQHARGQV; this is encoded by the exons ATGGGGAGTAAAATGTCCTTCAGCAGAGGGAGCAGTGACCAAAATAGAGTTTCTGAATTAACATCTGTGACATCGCATCCTCGTAATTCCTTTCATGTTTCTACGGACTGCAAACAG aTACCTGAAGGCAAGAGATGCAGTGAGGAAGACCTGGACTCCAGGTggggagaggaaatgaaagcaaCAGACCTCACTGAACCTCCACCTGAATCTCACTCCCGCAAATCTGATGGACCTGCTAACACTGAAACAGGCAGCGAAACAAACTGGCAACAGAGCAAGCACATACCGCCAGATGTAGGGATGGAAGCAAAGTCTCAAATGACATCTGCGAGTGTGTGCAGCTCCACGACAGATAGTCATGGACAGCCTGTGGAGGTTCGCAGAAAAAAACGTGGGCGCCCTcgaaaaatcaaaaatgtgttgactgaagatgaaaaagaaacagattcTGCTGGTCTTGATGAAGTTCAACATAAGGAAGTCAGCACTACAATACCGTTGCCAACATGCTTAGAAAACCACAACAGAGATGATGTGCCTAACACCGTAGATGGTcccttaatcaataatttacCTCATAATGAGATGTCTGGTCTTCATACTGTTTCTGATGGCAAACCAGAAGAGGATGTCCCTGTGTtgccaaaaagaagaagaggaagaccaaaaaaaacagaaatagcagcttttaaaaacatggttgctaaggctgctgctgccagtgCCCCTGTTGCTCCTTCTCATGCTAATAATGTTAGTGGTCCTGCGCGGAGACTGAGGAGTAGAGGAGAACAACACCCTTTGACACAAGATGGAAATACTGAATCCGAGGTTAAGGTACACCCAAAGCAAACTGAAATTTCTCCTGCAGCAGCAAGTAGTTCAAAATTTCAAGGTACTAAAAGAAGAAGACCTAAGTTGCAGATTGAGCAGCAAATTCCAGCTAAAGTTTCCAAACTTGACGTTTCCCAGGAGGCTTCGCCAGTGTTGAGCAATGACACGGGCTGTGGGGAGAAAGTGGAGACAGATAAGCAGGTGGAAATGAATACTGACAAACAGGAGGCTGACACAGATGGAAAGGGAAGTCAGCGCTCCCCGCAGTCTGAAGaaagacaacaacagcagcCAAAACTAAAGGAAAGTGCATTACCACAAAGAAAACTGCGTTCCCAGCCAGCAGCTGAGCCTGAAGTTATTCCTTCAGAGTGTACAAACAGTGCAGATTTGGTAAGCCCCATTCAAAGTGATGACCCAGAAATAAAGCAGTCAGTGGACATGAATGGCAGTGGGGAGTCACAGTCACAGAGCAGCCTTGACTCTCCAAAGAGCCCAAACCTTCCACAGAATACAGAGCCTGGTACCACTGATgttgtaatgtcctctgaacAACCACCCAAACCTGTTGAGATCCCCTCTGCTGTAAAAGTGGAGAATATAGAGGTAGAGGTGGATCATTTAAATCCTTTGTCAAAGTCAGATAATCCCACACCTTTACAACACAGTGCCAGCACTCCAGTTAAATCTGAGGGTCCAAACAATCGGCAAAATACTTTCAGGCGCAAGAGAGGCGgcaagagaaggaggagaataAGCAATGTTTTGTTACAAAGAGAGGATAAAGGCAGCGGTGACACCCAACAAGAAACAGACTGTGGTGACACAAACAAGGAGGccacctcaaatgtcttgtacaccaaaaaaggggggaaaactCTGTTGAAATGTGGTTACTGTGGTCGCACATTTAAATTTCTGTCTCAGTTCATTATCCATCAGCGCATTCATACAGGAGAGAGGCCTTTTAAATGCCCTGAGTGTGGCAAAGGTTTTAGCAAAAATTCCAACTTAAATCTTCATCTCAAGACACATAGAAAGAGCAATATATATCAAAAATGTCCATATTGCAAGATCAAATTCTCTTGCTCTGAGTATTCAGATCACATGAAGATGCACGCTCATCAGCTGGACCAAGACGCTGAGATCAATAAATCAGAGACACGGAGCAGAAGCAACGACCGTGCCAAGAGTCAGGTACATCGCAGATCAGTTTCcccagaaaagagagaaagtaaagTGTGTCAGTACTGTGGTAAAACGTTCCCATTTCAGTCTGCCCTCATAAGACACGTGCGTGTCCACACGGGGGAGAAGCCTTATAAATGTGATATATGCGGCAAAGCCTTTGGTCAGGCGTATTTCCTTCGTGTGCACGAGTTGACGCACTGGTCTGTGAAGCGTTACAACTGCACAGGTTGTGAGAAATCATTCACTCATTATAGCAATGCAAAAAATCATACATGTAGACCTTCACGAAGCGGTGACGACTTACAGCCCAGCAGACAGGCAGCAAAGCCTTCACTAACATACACATGCCACATCTGCAAGAATGTTATCGACAATTTACAGGAGTTCAACAGTCACATGAGAGCCCACACTGGTGCAAAGCTTTATCGCTGTTTGTATTGTGACAAGCTTTTTGGTGTGCTGTCTGAATTTAATGCCCATCACAGCCaatgcagaggagagagaaacgCCTCGAGTTCTACAATCAAGGGGGAAGAGACAATGTCATTAATACAGTACACAGTGCCCGCGCTTAGATGTTCAACAGGACACAATTCAGCCTCCatcacagctgaaaataatgaaacacaaaaaaaacagtcctCACAGATTCGCCGCAAGAAACGCTTTGCTAACTTAAAGAAACCGTTCCAGTCAACAGTCATACCAGCTCATCATCTCTcacattttgtgtcaaagttaAACAAACTAGATAACCGATCGGACCCCAGGAAATATTTATGCCCAAGCTGTGGGCGGCTGTTTAGACACATGGGCAGACTCCGAGCCCACATGCTCACTCACGCTCGTGGTCAGAGTTACACTTGTGCCTGTTGTGGTAAGACCCTTGAGAACTGGAAAAAACTGTGGCATCATCAGAGAATCCATCGACAGCGGCGCGGCCGCTTCATGTGTCCTCAGTGCGGTGAAGGGTTTCGATTTGTGGAGCCttacaaaaaacacatgagCGAGCACCCGGAGTTCCAGTGGATTCAGTCGAGGCCCAAGAAAGTGTTTCTGCCTTATCAGTGTGAGCAGTGCAGAAGCAGCTTTAAGACTTTAGACTTGCTGTTCAGTCACCAGCTTTGTCATTCCTCAACGCAAGACATGCACAAGGACACTGATTTCGATTTATCGATAGATGATCAATGTACACAACCTAACAAGAGAGTGTTTAGCCCTTCCACGAATAACCATATAGCAACATTACGTCCTGAGGCTGAAGAAGAAAACTACATCCCCGTGTCATCTGTCCAAACTGACAACTCTCCTCTGAGCCCCTTATCCAAATATCCAGACCCACTTCCCCAAGAGTCCCCTCTGGCACCCATGATTTCCTTTGTCCAACATCAGGATCTTGATTTGGGTAAAACTGCGCAGCATTCTGTGATCCAAGATAAAGAAACCAGTCATGACagaacagatgaaaatgcatttgaaaaacCGATTACACCTTTGAGAACTGTGAAAAGACACGTATCCCAAAATGCCAGCATATCAAATGAAGGGTCATCAGAAGGTGTTAAGTGCGCTGTGTGTGGTAACGCTTATCCTGCCATTTCAGACCTTTATCACCATTATTTGCAGCATGCCAGAGGCCAGGTGTAA